The Bacillus zhangzhouensis region GAAGATTTACAAAAACGCGGAAAAGTCTCAAAGACTATCCTTGAGTATTTAGATCGTCAAGGCTGTTTAGAAGCACTTCCTGATCAAAACCAGCTTTCTTTATTTTAATGTGATGAATAAGAGCGCCCTAAAAGGCGTTCTTTTCTTTATATATACAATAATTTTATTATGTCAACTAATAAAGATTTCCTGAAAACTGGAATTATTTTCTTATTCATTCATATATCTTGATTTAGCGTGATGTGTTAAGAGAAGAGATTGTATGTCATTCTTTCTACCCAAATAGAGCTCAAAAGAGAATTTCGCCGTCTGAAATGTTCTCAAGTGACATATGATCATTCTGGGTACAGTCGGAAGGAGCATCAAGAGAAAACCTTCGGTGAGCGTAAAGCTGATTGCTGTTTACTATGTTTATTTTTGAAACATATTTGATTCTTTTCAAAACTGTACAGATCACGATTTGAAGTATAAAAGGAGGTGGTTCGTCTATTGATCAATGTTTCACTAAAAAGAAGGGGTGAGCAATAGAGAAATGGCATCTTACAACTATGTAGAGGTTCTACAAAAATCCATGCTGTTTTATGAAGCGCAGCGGTCAGGCCGGCTTCCGGAAAGTAATCGTCTTAACTGGCGGGGAGATTCTGGACTAGAGGACGGGAAGGATGTTGGCCATGACTTAACTGGCGGCTGGTATGATGCAGGAGATCATATGAAATTTGGGCTTCCGATGGCTTACTCAGCAACCGTGCTTGCATGGACAGTGTATGAATACAGAGAAGCTTATGAAGAGGCGGAGCTGCTTGATGAGATACTAGATCAAATCAAGTGGGCAACGGATTATTTCTTGAAAGCACATACAGGACCGAATGAATTTTGGGCGCAAGTAGGGGATGGAAACGCCGATCATGCTTGGTGGGGGCCAGCAGAAGTGATGCCGATGAGCCGGCCAGCTTTTAAAATTGATGAACATTGTCCTGGAACAGAAGTAGCTGCACAAACAGCGGCGGCTTTAGCAGCAGGTTCTATCATTTTTAAAGAAACAGATGCGTCTTATGCAGCAAATCTTTTGACGCATGCCAAACAGCTATATGCATTTGCTGACCAATATCGCGGCAAATATACAGATTGTGTCACCAATGCGCAGCCATTTTACAACTCATGGAGCGGCTATATTGACGAACTTATTTGGGGCGGAATCTGGCTGTACTTGGCGACAAATGAAGAAACCTATTTAAACCAGGCATTAAAAGCGGTAGAGGAATGGCCGAAGGATTGGGATTATACGTTTACCATGTCATGGGACAATATTTTTTTTGCTTCACAAATCTTACTTGCAAGAATTACGAAAGAGAACAGATTTATAGAATCGGCAGAGCGCAATCTTGATTACTGGACCACAGGTCTTGTTCGAAATGGAAAAGTAGAAAGAATCACCTATACGCCTGGCGGTTTGGCATGGCTTGATCAATGGGGTTCACTTCGTTATGCCGCAAATGCAGCATTTTTAGCCTTTGTCTATGCTGATTGGGTAACTGATCAAGAAAAGAAGAATCGATACCAATCGTTTGCGGTCAAGCAAACGCACTATATGCTAGGTGATAATCCGCTGAATAGAAGCTACGTCGTTGGGTTTGGCCAGAATCCGCCGAAGCACCCGCACCACCGTACTGCACATGGCTCATGGTCTAACCAACTGACAAATCCACCTTATCACCGGCACACTCTTTATGGAGCGCTTGTTGGGGGTCCTAATGCACAGGATCAATATGAAGATGACATCTCTAATTATATATCTAACGAGGTGGCGACTGATTATAATGCCGCCTTTACTGGAAATATCGCTAAAATGGTGCAGCTGTTTGGTCAAGGACAATCAAAGCTGCCAAATTTCCCGCCTAAAGAACAAGCGGAGGATGAGTTTTTTGTAGAGGCAGCTGTGATGCATAACGATACAACATCTACTCAAGTGAAAGCAGTGCTGTACAACCGTTCCGGCTGGCCGGCAAGAAGCAGTCAAACGCTCTCCTTTAGATATTACGTGAATCTGAGCGAGGTTTTTGCAAAGGGATTCACTGAAAAGGATATTCAAGTGACAGCAGTCTACAATGAAGGCGCTTCATTGTCGCCTTTAAAGGTATATGACGCATCTGCCCGTATCTATTTTGCGGAAATCGATTTTACGGGTGTTGCTATTTTTCCTGGAGGAGAATCTGAGCATAAGAAGGAAATACAATTTCGATTATCTGCTCCAAACGGATCGAATGTATGGGATGCTTCAAATGATTATTCCTATCAAGGATTAACATTCAATATGCAGAAAACAACAAAGATTCCTGTCTTTGACGATGGTGTTTTAGTATTTGGCACACTTCCAGACAAATAAAAATCAACGATTTTATTGAAAGGATGAAGGACTTGTCAAACAAAGAACGATTTTTAACGCTTTATCATCAAATCAAAAGCGATGCGAATGGCTATTTTTCACCAGAAGGAATTCCGTATCATTCAATTGAGACGCTCATTTGCGAAGCGCCTGATTACGGGCATATGACAACTTCAGAAGCGTATAGCTATTGGCTGTGGCTTGAGGTGCTGTACGGACATTACACAGGGGATTGGAGCAAATTAGAGGCAGCTTGGGACAATATGGAGAAGTACATCATCCCAGTCAATGAAGATGGACGTGATGAGCAACCGCATATGAGTGCTTATAATCCGTCCAGTCCAGCCACATACGCAGCAGAGAAACCATTTCCAGATCAATACCCAAGCCAGTTAACCGGTGCTCGTCCTGCTGGTCAAGATCCAATTGATAGTGAATTGAAATCAACTTATGGAACGAATGAAACGTATTTAATGCACTGGCTCCTTGACGTAGATAACTGGTATGGCTATGGAAACTTGCTCAACCCATCACATACAGCCGCATATGTGAACACATTCCAGCGTGGTCCACAGGAATCTGTATGGGAATCCATCCCTCATCCATCACAAGACGATAAATCTTTTGGCAAGCCGAATGAAGGCTTCATGAGCTTGTTCACAAAAGAAAATCAAGCTCCAGCTGCTCAGTGGCGCTATACGAATGCAACGGATGCTGATGCACGTGCAATACAAGCGATGTATTGGGCAAAGGAACTCGGCTATAATCGGTCAGCTTATCTTAATAAAGCGAAAAAAATGGGGGATTTCCTCCGTTACGGCATGTACGATAAATATTTTCAAGCGATTGGAAGTGGGAAGCAGGGTAATCCGTATCCTGGAAGCGGAAAGGGAGCTTGTCATTACTTAATGGCATGGTATACCTCTTGGGGCGGAGGACTCGGGGAGTATGCAAACTGGTCATGGCGTATCGGAGCGAGTCATTGCCATCAGGGATATCAAAATCCTGTCGCCGCTTATGCTTTATCCTCAGATAAAGGAGGCTTAAAGCCATCTTCAGCTACCGGGGCAAGCGATTGGAAAACCACATTAAAGAGACAGCTTGAATTTTACGTATGGCTTCAATCGAAAGAGGGTGCCATAGCAGGCGGCGCAACCAATAGCTGGAATGGAGACTATAGCGCTTATCCGGCAGGAAGAAGTACTTTTTATGATATGGCATATGAAGATGCACCTGTTTACCTTGACCCGCCTTCAAATAACTGGTTTGGAATGCAGGCGTGGCCAATGGAGCGTGTAGCAGAGGTTTATTATATTTTTATGAAAGATGGAGAAAAAACATCCGAAAATGTTCAAATGGCCAAATCTGTCGTGACAAAATGGGTCAACTATGCCTTAGATTACATTTTTATCGGCAGCCGTCCTGTGTCGGATGAAGAGGGTTATTTCTTAGATGAGCAAGGACAAAGAATTCTAGGAGGAACAAACGTTTCGGTTGCGACAACAAGTGCGCCGGGAGAGTTTTGGCTTCCAGGAAATATAGCTTGGAGCGGACAGCCTGATACTTGGAATGGATTCCAGTCTGCAACAGGAAATCCAAATTTAACTGCTGTAACAAAAGATCCAGCTCAGGATACGGGTGTATTAGGAAGTCTTGCCAAAGCTTTGATATTCTTTGCTGCAGCGACAAAGCTGGAAACAGGTGATTATACAGCGCTTGGTGCAAGAGCGAAAAATGCAGCCGCGCAGCTCCTAGAGGTTGCATGGAATTACAATGATGGCGTGGGCATTGTGACAGAGGAAGAAAAAGAAGACTATGACCGTTTCTTTAGAAAAGAAGTGTATTTCCCAAATGGTTGGAACGGGACATTTGGTCAAGGAAATCAAATTCCTGGAGCCAGTACCATTCCTTCTGATCCGCAGCGGGGAGGTAACGGGGTCTATACGAGTTTTGCAGATATTCGTCCAGACATTAAACAAGATCCTGCATGGTCTTCACTCGAGAGTAAATATCAGGCTTCATTTAATGAAACAACGGGCAAATGGGAGAACGGGGCGCCGGTTTTCACCTATCACCGCTTCTGGTCTCAAGTGGATATGGCCACTGCCTATGCTGAATATCATCGTCTTATCAACTAAGCGGCCAAAATCAAGCTGTCGGCTTCTAGCCGGCAGTTTGAATAGGAAATAACAATCCAATGATGATAAGGGTGATTTTCATGGTCAAAGAAAGAAGCCTTCTTCATCATTGGCACAAAGAGACGGAAAATCGAATCTCAGAGCATATACAAAGAGATCTTGTGATCAACCAATAGCAGGTATAGAGGTTTGTGAGGAGAATGTAAATGAAAAAGTGGGCTCAAAGAGTGTCTTGCTTCATATTTGTGGCTGCTATATGGTCCGGCTGGTTTTCGCTTACGATTAAGGCCACCGCTTATGTGAAGACGTCTGGTACACAATTTACGCTGAACGATCAACCATTTTACTTCGCCGGCACAAATAATTACTATTTTCATTACAAATCTAAAAAAATGGTAGATGCAGTGTTCGACGATATGAAAGCAATGAATTTAAAGGTCATACGGATTTGGGGCTTTCACGACGGGACCCCTCAAGAAAACTCAGTCTTACAATCTAGTCCAGGTGTCTATGAAGAATCGGGTTTTCAAAAATTAGATTACGCGATTTATAAAGCAGGACAGGAAGGAATAAAGCTTGTCATCCCACTAGTGAATAATTGGGATGACTTTGGCGGTATGAATCAATATGTGAAGTGGTTCGGGGCAGGATCGCATGATGCCTTTTATACAGATTCTCGTATTCAAAAAGCTTACAAAAATTATGTGCGCTATGTATTAGAAAGAACCAATACGTATACAGGTGTTCAATATAAAGACGATCCAGCTATTATGACCTGGGAATTAGCCAATGAGCCGCGCATGCAGTCAGATCCAACCGGAAATGTACTGGTCAAATGGGCAGATGAAATGAGTACATGGATCAAATCGCTTGATCGTCACCATCTTGTTGCAGTAGGAGATGAAGGATTCTTTCGCATACCAGGACATGAAGACTGGTTTTACGGAGGCGGAGAAGGCGTCGATTGGGATCGTTTGACATCTCTTCCTCATATCGATTATGGAACCTATCATCTGTACCCAGATCACTGGAACAAGTCTGCTGCCTGGGGAGTAAAATGGATTGAAGACCATATCACCCGCGGGAAGTCAATCGGAAAACCAGTTGTGCTAGAAGAGTTTGGCTATCAAAATCAATCAGCTCGTCCTGACGTTTATCGAAGCTGGCTGTCAGCGGTAGAGCGGCTCGGAGGAGCTGGCAGTCAATTTTGGATTTTAACAAGCATTCAGGACGATGACTCGCTCTATCCGGATTATGACGGTTTCCGCATCATAAAAGGTAGCAGGGAGGCAGCACTTATCAGTGAACATGCGAAAAGAATGAATGAAAAGAACAGATGATGAAAACCTGCTGAATAAGGAACTTCATTTGCATAAAAATATTGGATATGGTATAGTTTTTATGGAAATGCTAACGATTACCGAGACAAGAGTGGGGAAACCCGCTCTTTTGTATTGAACAGGCAATTTTTGTCTCGACATTATTCATCCGTTTTCTGCTCCCCCTGCTCTCACATAAAGCAGGGTTTTTATGCAGAAT contains the following coding sequences:
- a CDS encoding cellulase family glycosylhydrolase, giving the protein MKKWAQRVSCFIFVAAIWSGWFSLTIKATAYVKTSGTQFTLNDQPFYFAGTNNYYFHYKSKKMVDAVFDDMKAMNLKVIRIWGFHDGTPQENSVLQSSPGVYEESGFQKLDYAIYKAGQEGIKLVIPLVNNWDDFGGMNQYVKWFGAGSHDAFYTDSRIQKAYKNYVRYVLERTNTYTGVQYKDDPAIMTWELANEPRMQSDPTGNVLVKWADEMSTWIKSLDRHHLVAVGDEGFFRIPGHEDWFYGGGEGVDWDRLTSLPHIDYGTYHLYPDHWNKSAAWGVKWIEDHITRGKSIGKPVVLEEFGYQNQSARPDVYRSWLSAVERLGGAGSQFWILTSIQDDDSLYPDYDGFRIIKGSREAALISEHAKRMNEKNR
- a CDS encoding glycoside hydrolase family 9 protein — encoded protein: MASYNYVEVLQKSMLFYEAQRSGRLPESNRLNWRGDSGLEDGKDVGHDLTGGWYDAGDHMKFGLPMAYSATVLAWTVYEYREAYEEAELLDEILDQIKWATDYFLKAHTGPNEFWAQVGDGNADHAWWGPAEVMPMSRPAFKIDEHCPGTEVAAQTAAALAAGSIIFKETDASYAANLLTHAKQLYAFADQYRGKYTDCVTNAQPFYNSWSGYIDELIWGGIWLYLATNEETYLNQALKAVEEWPKDWDYTFTMSWDNIFFASQILLARITKENRFIESAERNLDYWTTGLVRNGKVERITYTPGGLAWLDQWGSLRYAANAAFLAFVYADWVTDQEKKNRYQSFAVKQTHYMLGDNPLNRSYVVGFGQNPPKHPHHRTAHGSWSNQLTNPPYHRHTLYGALVGGPNAQDQYEDDISNYISNEVATDYNAAFTGNIAKMVQLFGQGQSKLPNFPPKEQAEDEFFVEAAVMHNDTTSTQVKAVLYNRSGWPARSSQTLSFRYYVNLSEVFAKGFTEKDIQVTAVYNEGASLSPLKVYDASARIYFAEIDFTGVAIFPGGESEHKKEIQFRLSAPNGSNVWDASNDYSYQGLTFNMQKTTKIPVFDDGVLVFGTLPDK
- a CDS encoding glycoside hydrolase, with the translated sequence MSNKERFLTLYHQIKSDANGYFSPEGIPYHSIETLICEAPDYGHMTTSEAYSYWLWLEVLYGHYTGDWSKLEAAWDNMEKYIIPVNEDGRDEQPHMSAYNPSSPATYAAEKPFPDQYPSQLTGARPAGQDPIDSELKSTYGTNETYLMHWLLDVDNWYGYGNLLNPSHTAAYVNTFQRGPQESVWESIPHPSQDDKSFGKPNEGFMSLFTKENQAPAAQWRYTNATDADARAIQAMYWAKELGYNRSAYLNKAKKMGDFLRYGMYDKYFQAIGSGKQGNPYPGSGKGACHYLMAWYTSWGGGLGEYANWSWRIGASHCHQGYQNPVAAYALSSDKGGLKPSSATGASDWKTTLKRQLEFYVWLQSKEGAIAGGATNSWNGDYSAYPAGRSTFYDMAYEDAPVYLDPPSNNWFGMQAWPMERVAEVYYIFMKDGEKTSENVQMAKSVVTKWVNYALDYIFIGSRPVSDEEGYFLDEQGQRILGGTNVSVATTSAPGEFWLPGNIAWSGQPDTWNGFQSATGNPNLTAVTKDPAQDTGVLGSLAKALIFFAAATKLETGDYTALGARAKNAAAQLLEVAWNYNDGVGIVTEEEKEDYDRFFRKEVYFPNGWNGTFGQGNQIPGASTIPSDPQRGGNGVYTSFADIRPDIKQDPAWSSLESKYQASFNETTGKWENGAPVFTYHRFWSQVDMATAYAEYHRLIN